The following is a genomic window from Paracoccus alcaliphilus.
ACCTGCGCGATTTCGGCATCCAGCCGTTCGCGCGCCTTCTTGGGCATCTGCGCGCTTTGCGCGGCCTCCAGATTGTCCGGCGCATCGCCGACCTGGATCAGCATCACCATCCCCATCGCGAAATGCGGGGTGCATTTGACGCCATAGAGACCCGGTTCGGTCACCGTCAGTTCATATTCGTCGTTGATCTTGCTTTTGAAGACCTCGACCCCTTCGGGCAGGATGTCCTTGATCGCCTCGACATTGTGGCTTTTGTCGGTGGGCACGAAGCGGATCACATCGCCCGGCTCGGCCCGGACGAAGCCCGGCTCGAAGACCATGACGCCCGCCTCGCCACGGTTCAGCATGGCGACCTCGTGCTCGGCCGCCAGCGCGGCGGTGGACAGCGCAAGGGCCAGCGCAGGGGCGGCAAGCAACAGGGACGGTTTCATTCTGGTTCTCCTTGTTTGCGGATCGGTGGACCCGTCAACAAGGGATCTAGGCCGCGGGCCGGGCACCCTCTTTGATCAAACGCAAACAAGCGGCGGAATTCAGACGTCAGGATCGGCGATCCGTGAAAGCCCGTCGGCATCGATCACCGTCAGCTTCTGCCGACCGCCCGTGACCAGACCGCGCGTTTCCCATGCCGACAGCAGCCGGGAAACCGTGTGCAGCGTGGTGCCGGTCATCTCGGCGATGTCCTGCCGGGTGATGGGAAAGTCGATGCGGGTGCCGCCGCCCTCGATCCGCCCGGCCTTTTCGGCAAGGCGCAGGACGGCATGGGCCACGCGGCGCTCGACCTCTTGCGTGGACATTTCGCGCAGGCGGGTATGGGCCTCGTCCAGCCGCTGGCCGATGGTCTGCATGGCGTTGATGGCAAGGCGGGGATTGTTTTCCACCACCGCATCCCAATCGCCCATGGGCCAGCCGATGACGATGGATTCGACCGCCGCCCGCGCCGTGCCGGGATAGTCGGGCCGGGCCAGCGCGCGGGCAAAGCCGAACAGATCGCCCGGATGAACCACCCGCACGATCACCTGCTGGCCGTCCGAGGTGACCTGCGTGACCTTCAGCCGGCCATGCAGCAGCAGATAGAAGGCGACGGCGGTCGCGCCCTGCTCGAACACCGCATCGCCCTGCCCCACGCGCCGCGACGTGGCCCGCGCCATCAGACGCGCCAGCGCGGGCGGCTCCATCTGCCTGAACAGCGGCAGGTTGCGCACAAGGGAAATGTCGATCGCCACGCTTTCCGCCTTTACCATGAACCCGCCCCTAGCTGCCGCAAAACCGGAGGAAAGCAAAGCATGTTTGCCATTTTCTGCGCCGGGCATGGTCCGTTTGGGGCCGGGCAGGCTGCATGTCGCCTAACCATCCGGCGGGGCCATGCGATCAGGCGTCCAGGGCGGGTCCCAGGTCAGGCGGACCTCGGCGCGGGCAATGCCCGGGGTGGCGGTCAGCGCGGCCTCGGCGCCCAAGCGCAGCATCTCGGACAGGGGGCATCCGCGGGTGGTGGTGGTCATGGTGACCAGAACCGCATCACCTTCAACCTCTACATCATAAACCATCCCCATTGCGATGATATCACGACCTGTTTCCGGATCGATCACGCGGCGCAGCGCATCGGTTGCAATGTCGTGCAGCGCCCTAGGCATCGCTGCCCCCGGCCCGGATCAACAGACGGTAAGACCCCCCGTCAGCCGCGAAATTCCCTGCCCATTCATGGCCGCGCTGCGCCAGTTCGGGAAACAGGAACATCGGTTCCCGGTCCAGCAGGGCAAACAGCACCTCGCCCGGCGGCATCGCGGCAATGGCTTCGAGGATGCGCACCATCGGCTCGGGCGGCATCAGCCCGGCCAGATCCAGCGTCTGCGTCGGGTCGGGCCACAGCGCCGCGCCGGGGGCCGAGCCCGGTGCCAGACCGGCCTCGGGCGGGACGGGCGCAAGGGGGGCAAAGACCACCTCCCACACACCATCGGGGCGGCGGCTGTCGCTGACGCCAAAGCCGCGATTGGCCATCACGTTGAACAGCGGCACCGGCCGGAACGGCGCGATCAGTCGCAGCGACTGGCCGGGTGTCAGCGCATCGACGGCGGCCATGATGGCGCCGAAAGGTTCCTCGCCGCGCGCCAGTTGCGGGCGGACGTCAAGCTCCAGCGGGTCGGGTGTGGTCATGGTCCGGGCTCCGGAAAGGGACGGGAAGGACAAGGGGCGGCAGGGTGGCGGGACGCATCGGGGCGGGCAGGTGGCGCAGGCGGCGGATGGCGATGACCTCATGGCACAGGCCAAGGGCCGCGATCAGCATGGCAATCAGCGCCAGCCGGAAGCAACCCGCCGATCCGGCAATCAGCGACAGGGTTCCCCCCAGCACACCCGCCGACCACAGCGCAAGCCAGCGCCCGCTGCGGCGGGCATCGGTCAGGTCATCCACCATCGGCACCGTCTGGCGGCCGATCCGGGGGGCAAAGACCTGTATCCATGTCAGAAAACTGACGATCCTGACCATCTGCGCAAGGGTCAGCGTTGACAGCCAGCCCGCCAGCGCTGCAAAGACCGCCGCCTCGGCCCAGTGACCGCCCAGCCGGATCGCAGGCGGGATCAGCAGGGTGCAAAGGCCCAGAAAACCAAGCGCCGCGCGGCTCCAGCGCATGTTCACCTCGGGCCGGGGGCGTCGGCGGCTGCGCCACAGGCGCTGCATCTGCACCAGATAGAGCGCCACCGTCAGCATCGCCGGAATTGCGACCAACATCGGTGGCGCCGTTCCAAGGGTTGCCGCCACAGCAATCACGGCGACAAGGAAGATCGCCCGGGGCAGGGCGCCGTCCGGTTCAGGCGCAAGCAGGAACATCGCGAACAGCTTGTGGCTGACGCCCATCGCGGCCAGTGTCAGCCAACCGCCCGCCCCAAGCAGGATATGCAGCGGCAGCAGCTGCGGCAGGATGCCCGGCGCAACATCGAAACCCCGCAGGGTCAACGCCATCAGCGCCCCCGTTGTCCAGACCGCCGCCAGCGCCACAAGCGCCAGCAGCACCAGACGGCTGCCCGGTTGCCGCAGGTCACGCGCGGCGATCAGCGTCCATGCCAGCATCGCACCGACAATGGCAAAGGCCAGCGCCAGCACGAAGGGCGCGAAGGTCAGCAGGCCCGCCGTGGGCCAGCCATCCAGCGACAGAAACCCCACGGCCAACATCAGGACGCCCGCACTGCCAAGGATCAATGCGGGCAGCGCAAGACCGGGCAGGACCAACGGCCGGGCGCAGAGGACGGGCACGAACTGGATCAATGCGCCCAGCATCATCTGGCCCAGCCAGCCAAGCACAAAGACATGCACCACCGCCAGCGCCACGCCGCCCGACCAATCCCCCGGCCCGACCGCGCCAAGGGCGGCAAGCCCCAGCGCCACCAACAACGCCGTCAGCGCGGTCGCGAACCAGGCCATCGTCCAGGGGGAAAGCTGCTTGCCGATCATGGGACCATTCCAGAGGCTGTCCGCTGGATCATCCCGCAGGTTTCGGAGCTTTTCCTTGACTCTGCTCAAACAAAGCAGAGGAAACGCAAAATGATGGATGTCCGGCATTACCGGCGACAGCGTAACGATCCTGTCCGGTTCCCCTGCAAGGGCCGGATTTCAATCGGCTTTACGCTTGCCCGCGGCCTATTCCGTGACCTTCTTCACGAATTGCGATTTCAGCCCCATCTGCCCGATGCCGGGGATCTTGCAGTCGATGTCGTGATCGCCATCGACCAGCCGGATGCCGCGCACCTTCGTGCCGACCTTGACCACGGACGAAGAGCCCTTGACCTTCAGATCCTTGATCACCGTGACGGTATCGCCGTCTTTCAGGACATTGCCGACGCTGTCGCGGATCTCGGCCTCTGTCTCGGGCTGTTCCAGAAGGGACCATTCATGCCCGCATTCGGGACAGGTCAGCAGGGCATCCACCTGATAGGTGTATACCGACGAACATTCGGGGCACGGGGGCAAACTATCTGACATATCCCGACCGATTAAGCGCTTCCTGCCGGTAATGGCAAGCACAAGCTGACCGCCGGGCGATCATCGCGCCCCGTGCTGCACGGGAACTTGACTGTAATAGTCAAGATCGTTAACCCGACCGCAACCAGCAAGCCTGTATTCCAGCAAGCCGAAATCGGAATTTCGATACCGGGCCCGTCACGGGGTGACCGGTCGGAAAGGATTTGCGCATGCCCCGTCACTCTGTCCGCTGCCTGCTTCTGGGTTCGGCCCTGCCGTTTCTGACT
Proteins encoded in this region:
- a CDS encoding DUF2249 domain-containing protein yields the protein MTTPDPLELDVRPQLARGEEPFGAIMAAVDALTPGQSLRLIAPFRPVPLFNVMANRGFGVSDSRRPDGVWEVVFAPLAPVPPEAGLAPGSAPGAALWPDPTQTLDLAGLMPPEPMVRILEAIAAMPPGEVLFALLDREPMFLFPELAQRGHEWAGNFAADGGSYRLLIRAGGSDA
- a CDS encoding metal-sulfur cluster assembly factor; translation: MPRALHDIATDALRRVIDPETGRDIIAMGMVYDVEVEGDAVLVTMTTTTRGCPLSEMLRLGAEAALTATPGIARAEVRLTWDPPWTPDRMAPPDG
- a CDS encoding Crp/Fnr family transcriptional regulator, encoding MAIDISLVRNLPLFRQMEPPALARLMARATSRRVGQGDAVFEQGATAVAFYLLLHGRLKVTQVTSDGQQVIVRVVHPGDLFGFARALARPDYPGTARAAVESIVIGWPMGDWDAVVENNPRLAINAMQTIGQRLDEAHTRLREMSTQEVERRVAHAVLRLAEKAGRIEGGGTRIDFPITRQDIAEMTGTTLHTVSRLLSAWETRGLVTGGRQKLTVIDADGLSRIADPDV
- a CDS encoding pseudoazurin; amino-acid sequence: MKPSLLLAAPALALALSTAALAAEHEVAMLNRGEAGVMVFEPGFVRAEPGDVIRFVPTDKSHNVEAIKDILPEGVEVFKSKINDEYELTVTEPGLYGVKCTPHFAMGMVMLIQVGDAPDNLEAAQSAQMPKKARERLDAEIAQVQ
- a CDS encoding zinc ribbon domain-containing protein YjdM — translated: MSDSLPPCPECSSVYTYQVDALLTCPECGHEWSLLEQPETEAEIRDSVGNVLKDGDTVTVIKDLKVKGSSSVVKVGTKVRGIRLVDGDHDIDCKIPGIGQMGLKSQFVKKVTE